From a region of the Quercus lobata isolate SW786 unplaced genomic scaffold, ValleyOak3.0 Primary Assembly Scq3eQI_135, whole genome shotgun sequence genome:
- the LOC115973620 gene encoding polygalacturonase At1g48100-like, whose translation MKKYKSLSLLLFLFFMVTLFSKISVEARNNHIRNSKTRKHQKDKSGNGNTHFPSPAPAPLPHRGSNPNPSSSFDLFSFGAKGDGVSDDSKALLAAWKAACKFPGATIEIPSGFNFLIKPITLQGPCMPHLVLQIDGTLLAPPKVGSWPKSSLFQWINFKWVQNFTIQGTGTVDGQGSNWWTTSQILYTQKKSNNIPDLRPTALRFYSSYDVTVSNIKIINSPQCHLKFDSSKGVKVNNITISSPEDSLNTDGIHLQNTQDVEIQHSSIGCGDDCVSIQTGCSNVHVHHINCGPGHGISLGGLGKDKSVACVSNIIVENVSIQNTLSGVRIKTWQGGIGSVKNVSFTNVQVSDVKVPIIIDQFYCDKNFCKNQTGAVAITGVKYDQIVGTYSVQPIHLACSNDIPCTGIDLIDIQLKPSPRYRGFQQGLCLNSYGKSSAPLVPSSIDYCLRNSGGSVNRIERSHDNVC comes from the exons ATGAAAAAATACAAGAGTTTATCTCTTCTCCTTTTTCTATTCTTTATGGTCACATTATTCTCCAAAATTTCAGTTGAGGCAAGAAACAATCACATTAGGAATTCCAAAACTCGTAAGCACCAAAAAGATAAGAGTGGCAATGGCAACACTCATTTTCCTAGTCCTGCACCAGCCCCTCTTCCTCATCGCGGTTCTAATCCCAACCCGTCTAGCAGTTTTGATCTTTTTTCATTTGGAGCTAAAGGTGATGGAGTTTCCGACGATTCTAAg GCACTCCTAGCAGCATGGAAAGCTGCATGCAAGTTTCCTGGGGCTACAATAGAAATCCCATCAGGATTCAATTTCCTCATCAAGCCCATAACTCTTCAGGGTCCTTGTATGCCTCACCTTGTTCTTCAG ATAGATGGAACTCTCTTAGCTCCTCCCAAAGTTGGTTCGTGGCCAAAATCCAGTTTATTTCAATGGATTAATTTCAAATGGGTCCAAAACTTTACCATTCAAGGCACTGGTACTGTTGATGGCCAAGGCTCTAACTGGTGGACTACCTCTCAAATTCTTTATACTCAG AAAAAATCCAATAACATTCCAGATCTCAGACCAACA GCTTTGAGATTCTATTCTAGCTATGATGTCACAGTAAGCAACATCAAAATCATAAACAGTCCACAGTGCCACCTAAAGTTCGACAGCTCTAAGGGTGTCAAAGTTAACAATATTACAATTTCTTCGCCAGAAGATAGCCTAAACACTGATGGGATTCACCTACAAAACACCCAAGACGTAGAAATTCAGCATTCTAGTATTGGATGTG GGGATGATTGTGTATCCATACAAACTGGTTGCTCCAATGTCCATGTTCATCATATTAACTGTGGCCCTGGACATGGTATAAG CTTAGGAGGACTAGGGAAGGACAAAAGTGTTGCATGTGTCTCCAATATAATTGTGGAGAATGTCTCAATTCAAAACACTCTATCAGGAGTAAGGATCAAGACATGGCAG GGGGGCATTGGATCTGTCAAAAACGTATCATTTACCAATGTTCAAGTTTCTGATGTTAAGGTACCAATAATCATAGACCAGTTCTATTGTGACAAGAATTTCTGCAAGAACCAAACAGGAGCTGTGGCAATAACTGGTGTTAAGTATGACCAGATAGTTGGGACTTATTCAGTGCAACCAATTCATCTCGCATGTAGCAATGACATTCCGTGCACTGGCATTGATCTAATTGATATTCAGTTGAAGCCTTCGCCACGCTATCGAGGTTTTCAACAGGGTCTGTGTTTGAACTCTTATGGGAAATCAAGTGCTCCATTGGTTCCTTCAAGCATAGATTATTGCTTAAGGAATAGTGGTGGTTCTGTCAACAGAATAGAAAGATCACATGATAATGTGTGTTGA